In Symphalangus syndactylus isolate Jambi chromosome 6, NHGRI_mSymSyn1-v2.1_pri, whole genome shotgun sequence, a genomic segment contains:
- the LOC134737066 gene encoding uncharacterized protein, whose protein sequence is MSQQHGQTRVFRAELLRRQKELTAEAQGLRAVCTDAALRAWPGGPGRPGSHGQDDHEPLTALSWPSRTRPCAPRAPCAWGRGGWRCRKSWRLRKLWRRASGWGGRRRRRTKRRAQSSTSGPAQPPQAPGRTPQEQASHLPCCWYPGAPPTPPSGTPTFCPFSACGGAACRRAWWCPGSASARRRRPPSSPRGQRRRAAPRTMATCGYPSSPTRWPRRRNRKLRRHRISTRPRCRRSSRRPGRRGRESLRVLDTGFEDRAWGLALPQEILFHPQQTRSTPETWSLLTAGREAGRGAQHGPPAFRNRIFQRTSRTPFPDPRRKLGSQEWSMLR, encoded by the exons ATGAGTCAGCAGCATGGACAGACTCGCGTCTTCAGAGCTGAGCTTCTCCGGAGACAGA AAGAACTGACTGCAGAGGCTCAGGGACTGCGAGCTGTCTGTACTGACGCCGCGCTCCGTGCGTGGCCCGGAGGACCTGGGCGCCctggatcacatggtcaggatgACCACGAGCCTCTAACAGCCCTGTCGTGGCCCTCACGTACCAGACCGTGTGCCCCTAGAGCTCCCTGTGCATGGGGAAGAGGCGGCTGGCGGTGCAGGAAATCCTGGCGGCTCAGGAAATTGTGGCGGCGCGCCTCGGGGTGGGGAGGTAGGCGCAGGAGGCGGACGAAGCGGAGGGCGCAGAGCAGCACAAGTGGTCCTGCACAGCCGCCGCAGGCTCCCGGGAGGACTCCCCAAGAGCAGGCCTCCCACCTGCCCTGCTGCTGGTATCCTGGGGCTCCGCCTACCCCGCCCAGCGGAACGCCAACCTTCTGCCCCTTCAGCGCCTGCGGCGGAGCAGCTTGcaggcgggcatggtggtgccccgGGTCCGCCTCAGCAAGGCGCCGGCGCCCACCTTCCAGCCCGCGAGGCCAGCGCAGAAGGGCAGCACCAAGGACAATGGCCACCTGCGGATACCCAAGTTCCCCTACAAGGTGGCCAAGGAGGAGAAACCGGAAGCTGAGGAGGCATAGAATAAGCACCAGGCCAAGGTGCAGGAGAAGCTCCCGCCGCCCTGGAAGAAGAGGACGTGAGAGTCTGCGGGTGCTTGACACGGGGTTCGAGGACAGG GCCTGGGGTCTGGCCTTACCCCAGGAGATTCTGTTTCACCCACAACAGACTCGCTCCACACCGGAGACCTGGTCACTGCTGACAGCAGGGAGAGAAGCAGGCAGAGGGGCCCAGCACGGCCCTCCTGCATTCAGAAATCGTATTTTCCAACGAACATCACGAACTCCATTTCCTGATCCCAGGAGGAAGCTCGGGTCTCAGGAGTGGTCAATGCTGAGATGA